In Methylobacterium sp. WL1, the sequence AGGCGCCAGACGAGGCGCTGGTCAACGCCCTCTGCATGATGAGTCCGTTCGGCGTTCGCGAGAAGCAGGCGATGCTGGAGGCCCCCGACCTGAAGACCCGGGCGGAAATCCTGATCGCGGTCACGCAGATGGAACTGGTTCGCGGCTCCGGCCCCGAGCCGACGATGCAATAGGCGCGCACGACCGATGACCAACGACCTCACAACCACCGTCGAGGCGACCCGCGTGGACCCCAAGCTCCTTGAGATACTGGTTTGTCCGCTGACCAAGGGCACGCTCGAATACGATTCCGCCCGCCAGGAACTGATCAGCCGCTCTGCGAAGCTCGCCTACCCGATCCGCGACGGCATCCCGATCATGCTGCCGGAAGAGGCGCGCTCACTGACGGATTGAGACGCGCGGGGCCGGGACACGCGGTCGGGCGGACATGGTCCGCGCCGCTCGACGAAACACCGGCCTCGTACTGCCGCTCCAGGACGGGCTGCGACGGTCACGCAGCGCGTTCCGCCAGGTGCGCCGTACCTCCTCTCCCTGACGGCAGAGGACTTTTTCTTCATCCTGCCGTCGCGCTGTCCAGCCCGAACTAGACATCTCGTCTCTCGCGCCGGCGCGGGGGACCGATGCCTCGCCCTGCGATGCACGAGCTCGACGGTATGGGCGGGCGCGTCTGTTCCCCGTGCCAAGGCGCAATCTGAAAATCCGGGCGCGGGTTGAGAAGAATGCTACGCCGGGCCCGGGCGCACCCGTTCCACACGCCGCCTTCGAGGACGGCGTGGATGAACGTTCCCCAATCAATGATACGGCCAAGCAATCGCAGAGCGCGGCGTGACTATTTCCGCCTCGTCGAGGCGCAGATCCTGATCTCACCCAAAAACCGTGCGGCCATACTCTTGCCGCTTCCCTCATTCAGCATTGCGTCATCCTCCATCGACGAGTGTGACCCGGCGCGCCATGACGGGCGGCGCGCGCTTTGCTGAAAGAGATACCCGCATGATCAAACTGGTCGCCGCCGCGGCTCTCGCCGCCGGCCTGTTCTCCGCCATATCCCCGTCGGCCCACGCCGCACCGGGCGCGAACAACGGAACGTGGTCGGTGGAACTCGTGACCGAGAGCGGGCTATGCAACGCCCGCTACACCTACGCCTTGGCGATCCGCGAGGGCCAGGTTCGGCTGGTCTCGGGCGAGGCAGGAGCCCGGGTGAGCGGCCATGTCGGCGCCGACGGCAGCGTCGGTCTCGCCGTCACCACCGGGACGGCGAGCGGGACCGGAACCGGGCGGCTTCAGTCCGGTACCGGCTCGGGCACCTGGAAGGTCGCCACCCTATGCTCCGGCCACTGGACCGCGCGGCGCAGGAACGACCGCACCGCGCAGGCCGACTGACGACGGTCAGGCGGCGCCGGCGAGCCAGGTCCGCGCCTCGGCGAGGCGGGCGCGCTCGAACACCTTGATCTGGGTCGGCGAGACGAAATTGAAGGTCTCGGCCAATGCCTTCAGCCAGGGCGCATCCGTCACCAGGGCGACATGGCTGACGCTCTTCATCATCGAGATGCCGAAGCGCGGGTCCTTGAAGAAGGCGGCCGGCTCCATGCCCTCGAAGGCGCGGATATCCTCGAGCAGCTTGATCTTGCCGCCCTTGTCGAGGTCCGCCTTCATGGCATTCATCGCGGCGTTCATCTCCTCGTCGGAGATCTTGCCGTCGACCACGATCTCGGCGACGTTCGAGTCCGGCGTCTTGGTATAGCTCAGCACTGATCGCTCCTCCGGGAACCGCACGCGTCCCGCCGCCGATCTCCGGCCGCGGGTCCGCTGCCCGTGGCCGCACTGTCTTACAAAAAGCTCTGCGGGTCGACATCGATCGCGACCCGGACGTTGCCACGCACCTTCGGGCCGCGGGCGATCCAGGCGCGCAGATAGGCCTGCATGTCGATGTTGCGCTCCGTCTTCACCAGCAGCCGGAAGCGGTAGCGGCCCCGGACCAAGGCGAGCGGCGCCTCCGCGGGCCCCAGCACCATCACACCCTCCGGCGGATCGGCGGCGCGGGCGAGCGCCTGTCCGTGCGCCTCGGCGACCTCCCGCTCGGCGGCCGAGACGATCAGCGCGGCGAGCCGCCCGAACGGTGGCAGCCCCGCCGCCTCGCGGGCGTGGATCTCCTCCTGATAGAAGCGCTCCGCATCCCCCGACAACAGGGAGGCGATCACCGGGTGTTCGGGCTGGTAGGTCTGGACCAGCGCCCGGCCGGGCTTGTCGCCGCGCCCGGCCCGGCCGGTAACCTGCTGAAGCAGCTGGAAAGTGCGCTCCGCCGCCCGCGGATCGCCAGAGGTCAGTCCGATATCGGCGTCCAGCACGCCGACCAGGGTCAGGCTCGGGAAGTTGTGGCCCTTGGCCACCAGCTGCGTGCCGATGACGAGGTCGCATTCACCGGCCGCCACCGCCTCCAGCTCCTGTCGCAGGCGGTCGGCGCCACCGGGAAAGTCGCTCGACAGCACGACGATGCGCCGGTCCGGGAACAGCGCGGCGGCCTCCTCGGCGATCCGCTCGACGCCGGGGCCGCACGCGGTCAGGTTGTCGAAGGTGCCGCACTCGGTGCAGGCGTCGGGCCGCCGCTCGGTGTAGCCGCACTGATGGCAGACGAGCGCCCGCCGGAACCGGTGCTCCACGAGCCAGGTCGAGCAGTTCTTGCACTGATAGCGGTGCCCGCAGGCCCGGCACAGGGTCAGCGGTGCGTAGCCCCGGCGGTTGAGGAACAGCAAGGCCTGCTCGCCCCGCTCCAGGGTATGCTTCACGGCGTTGACCAGCGGCGGGCTGAGGAAGCGGCCCCGCTCGGGCTGGTCCTTGCGCATGTCGATGGCGGCGATGTCGGGCAGGCGCCGCCCGCCGAACCGCTCCGGCAGCAGCACGTGGCGGTAGCGCCCGCGCGCCGCGTTCACCCGGGTCTCGATCGACGGCGTCGCCGAGGCCAGCACCACCGGACAGCCCTCCAGGCGCCCGCGCACCACCGCCATGTCGCGGGCGTGGTAGTGGACGCCGTCCTCCTGCTTGTAGGCCGCCTCGTGCTCCTCATCGACGACGATCAGGCCGAGGCGGGCGAACGGCAGGAACAGCGCCGAGCGCGCGCCCACCACCACCAGAGCCTCGCCGGCCGCCACCGCGGCCCGCAGTCGCTCGCGGCGTTTGCCGCCGATGCCGGAATGCCAGGCCGCCGGCCGGACCCCGAAGCGCTGGGCGAACCGGTCGAGGAACTGCGCCGTGAGGGCGATCTCGGGCATCAGGATCAGCGCTTGGCGCCCCGCCCGGACGCAGGCCGCGACCGCCTCGAAATAAACCTCGGTCTTGCCGGAGCCGGTGACGCCCTCGAGCAGGATCGGCCGGTTGTCGGCCGCCTCCGCGTCGGGTTGCAGCCACGGGAACGGCTCGACCAGTTCCGTCACCGCCTCGGCCTGGGCGGGCGAGAGCGGCGTGCGCGGAAAGTCCGGCTCGGGGGGCAGGGCGACCGGCTCGGGCTCGACCGCGATGGTCTCCAGGACGCCGTCGTCGATCAGGCCGTCGATTACCGAGAGCGAGACCCCGGCTTCCTTGGCGAGCGCGCTCTTGCCGCGCAGCGCACGGTCCGCGGCCGTCGCCACGACCTTGGCTCGCGCCGCGGTCGGCCGTGAGGGCGGCTTGTCGGTGAGGCGCACCGCAACCCGGGCGATCTCGGCGGCGGCGGCCTCGTCGGGCAGGCGCAGCACAATGGCGAGCGCCGAGCCCTTCGGGGCGAGGGTGTACCGGGCGATCCAGTCGACCAGACTGCGCAGCGGCTCCGAGAGCGGTGCGTAGGGGAGGGTGCCGGTCACGGGGCGCAGGTTCGAGCCGCCGGCCGTCTCGGCCAAGCCCCAGACGACGCCCACGATCTCGCGGGGCCCGAGCGGCACCTGCACCACGTCGCCGACCGCGAGGTCGAGGCCGCCGGGCACGGCGTAGCTGTAGGGCGCATCGAGCGCCAGCGGGATCAGGATCTCGGCGACAAAGGGCATGCGGGCGTATCGGGCGGGTCCGTTCCGGGTCCGTACCACAGGGCCGGGAAAAGAACCCGCGGCTTCAGCCGTCCCGCAGACCCGGCACCAGCGGCAGGGCGGCGAGGCTCATGGCCGCCATCGCCCAGAAGGCCGGTGCCCCGAAGGCGCCGAAGAGCGCGCCGGAGGCCAGCGTCGCCAGCACGCCGGACAGGCCGAGGCCCAGGGTCCCGTAGAGTGCCAGCGCGGTGGCCCGACGTTCCGGGGGCGTCGCGGCCTCGATCAGGCCGAGGCAGGCGAGGTGCAGCAGGGCGAAGCTCAGCCCGTGCAGGACCTCCGCACCCGCGAGGACGGGGATCGCTGTGGTCGAGGCGAGCGCCGCCCAGCGCAGGGCGCCGGCCAGCGCCGCGACCGCGATTCCGGCCGGGAGCCCGATCCGCGCCAGGAGCCAGGGTCCGGCGAACAGGAACACCAGCACCTCGGCCGCCACCGATCCAGACCAGAGCAGTCCGGCGGTGCCGGCTCCAATTCCGGCAGCGCGCCACAGGATCATGGCGAAACCGTCATGCATGGCGTGGGCGCCGACCACCAGCGAAGCCGCGAAGACCACGCGCAGGAAGCGCGGCAGCCGCAGCAGATCCGCGAAGTTGTGCCACGGCATGGGGCCGTTTTGCGCGCCTTCGCGGACCGGCAGCGCCAGGGCCGCACCCGAAGCGGCGATGAACAGGCCCCCGCTCGCCACCAGCGCGGCCCACAAGCCGGACGCGGCGATCAGCCAGCCGGCGGCGCCGGTGGCGGCGATGAAGCCAGCCGAGCCGGCCGCCCGACCCAGCCATACTGGAAGACGGCCCCGCCCTGGGCGGCGGCGAGCGCCAGCGCGTCGGCCAGCGGCGCAGGCGCGGCGGTTCCGGCCGCGTACAGCAGGGCCCGCCCAAGGGAGCTGCCAGAACCCGACGCCGGGCAGGTGCGCCAGGACGGCGAGACCCGCGAGCGCGATGCTCGCCGCCAGGACGGGACGGCCGGCCCGGCTCCGGTCCGCGAAGGCGCCGGCCAGGGGGCCGATCACCAGCCGCAGGGCGCCGGCGGCTGCCAGGAGGGTGCCGATCTGCCCCGGCTCCAGCCCACGCGCCGCGAGAAAGCCCGGCAGGATCGGGGAGAGGAAACCGTAGGCCCCGTACAGGGCAACGTACAAAACGAGGAAGCGGGACAGACCACCCCGCCGAGCGGTGTCGCGCGCGCCGGGATCCATCGGAGCAGCCTCGTCAGGATGCGTGCGGCGGGCAGGGCGACATAGAGGTCCGATCGAAGAGAGACCGGGGTCGCTCCGACAACGGCCAGACAACAGCATCCGGATCGCCAAAGCAAATCACTGCTCCGGATGCATCGCCCGTTCAACCGGGTCAGCAATCAGCCGCCCCTACGCCCCCGCGCCTTGCAATCGCGCGGCCTTCGCAAACAACGTCTCGAAGCGGGCCCTCTCGTTTGCCGAGGGGCCGATATCCTCGCCGAAGGCCGATCCGGTCCGCGCTTCCGCGCTTCCGCGCGCGATCCTGTGCCAGGGTGCCGAGGAGCCGCCCCCGCGATCGGTCAATGCCCGCGCCGGCCTGCCGCCGCGGCGGCGGGGGTCTTGGCGATGCTCTGCCCGAGGCGCAGCAGCAGCATATCGATCAGCAATTGCAGTTCGGTATCCGCGACTCCTTCGAGCGCGTCGCGGCATTCGAGGGCCCGGTCGATGGCGACCGAGAGCGCATCCAGCGGCTCGACCGGCAACGGGGCGGCCTGCTCATCCTCGAGCCGGCTGTCGGTCACGTCGATGATGATGCCGTGCCCGGTCCGCCGGCTCGACGAGCCCGCCGGCAGCCGGCCGCGGTCGAGGATCCACCGGACCTGGCCGGCCGGCGAGAGCGTGCGGTACTCGGCCACGAACAGGCCGCCGCGCTCGCGGACCGCCTGGAACTGCCGCACCACCGCCGGCCGGTCCTCGGGATGGACGCAGGCCTTCGCGATCTCCAGCGGAATCGGCCGCCCGGCGAGGCCAGGATCGCCCGCGAGCACGTCGGCGGCGCCGGCATCGAGGGTGCAGCGATCGGACCGGGGCGACCACGACCACGCGCCGATCACGCCGGACGCGTCGAGGGCTGCCGACAGATCCACCGGCAGGCCGCGCGGGCGCTTGATCGCGTCGACAACCATGGGCGATCTCCGAAACCGGCGTGCCCCTCGCACGCATTCTTCGCAGCCATACAACCCATGATGGAATTAAGAGGCGGTTAACTCAACACCGCAACCTCAATGCTCTCCCGGTCATTCTACTGATGGATTGAGGTTATTCCCGCCGACCGACGAACCGTCCCCGGTTTCGCGCCATGTCAATGGACGCGCGACGGTTGTACTTCATGCGCGGGCTTCAGCCGATCTGCGTGACCAGCGTGAACGCGCCGAACAGCAGCACCGCCCCGACCACAACCGCCAGAAGAATGAGCGCAGCCCGCGATTCTTGGATGTCCGACGCCATGAGCCTCCCCGATCGTATCGCCCGGTCCGCCGGGCCGCGCTCCGCGGCGCTTTGCGTGCCAGAGTTGCACCGATCGGCCTGGCTGTCGACGGTGGACGGCGCCATCGGGCGACAGGGATCTCTGGCCGAAACGGCGCCATCTTTGACCGGGTTCACCGCGCCGACCTAAGCAAGGTCCGGCACGATGCTTCGGCGATCGAGGGAGCGACCGATGCGAAGCGATGTTGCGTTCAGTTCGGAGGGCCGGACCTTGCGGGGCTGGCTCTATTGGCCGGACACACCGGAGGGCGCATCCGCTGCGGCCGTGGTGATGGCCCACGGCTTCTCGGCGGTGAAAGAGCAGTATCTCGGTCGTTACGCAGAGGTTTTCGCGGCGGCCGGTCTCGGCGTCCTGGTCTACGACCACGCCCATTTCGGCGCCAGCGACGGGCTACCCCGGCAGGAGGTCGATCCGACGGCGCAGAAGCGCGGCTACCGGGATGCGATCAGTTTCGCACAGACGATTCCCTGGATCGATCCGGACCGCATTGGGATCTGGGGCACCAGCTTCAGCGGGGGCCACGTGATCGAGGTCGCGGCGATCGACCGCCGGGTCCGATGCGTCGTCGCGCAGGTGCCACAGATCAGCGGCTCGAGCTCGGCACAGCGCCGGACCCGTGCCGATCTCGTGCCGGCCCAGCTCCGTCGCTTCGAGGCCGACCGCTCCGCGCGCTTCCGCGGCGAGGAGCCGGCCATGCTGCTAGCGGTGTCGGACGATCCGCGCCAACCCTGTGCGATGCCGGGACAGGACGGCCACGCCTTCTTCACCGGCACCCAAGCCTTCGCACCGGCCTGGCGGAATGCGGTGACGTTGCGCAGCGCCGAACTGTCCCGCGAGAACGAGCCGGGCGTGCACATCACCCGGATCAGCCCGACACCGCTGCTGATGATCGTGGCCGAAGACGACGGTCTCACGGCCACCGACCTGTGCCTTGAAGCCTATCAGCGCGCCCTGCCGCCAAAAGATCTGGTATTGGTGCCGGGCGGTCATTTCGATCCGTATGTCCGGCACTTCGATCGCACCAGCTGCGCCGCCCGGGACTTCTTCATCGCTCGTCTCGGCGCGCGGCCGACCGCCTGACGATCGCCCGGTGTTCGGCCCCGCCTCTCAGCCAAGCCCGAAGGTGATCTGCCTCGGCCGCGACTACCCGGATGGCGGGATCGTCGGCCCGCATTGTCACGCACGCGCGCAGTTGATCTACGCGATGGCCGGGGTGATGGAAATCCGCGCGGCGGGCAGTCTCTGGATCGTACCGCCGCAGCGGGCCCTGTGGGTCTCAGCCGGCGTCGAGCACGCCATGCGCGCCCGCGGCGCCGTTTCGCTTCGGACCTTCTACGTCGCCGACCATGCCGTGCCGGCCGACCTGCCGAACGTGCCGACCGGTCTCGCGGTGACACCGCTCCTGCGCGAACTGATCCTGCGGGCGATCCGCGATGGCCGGGCGGACGATCGGGTCGGGCGGCAGGGCCGGCTGTTCGATGTCCTGCTTGATGAGGTCGCCGCGCTCCCGCACTGCCCATTCTGCCTGGCGATGCCGGAAGACCCGCGGCTCCGGCGTGTCTGCGACGCGATCCTGGCGCGTCCCGGCGACCGGCGGGACATGGCGGCCTTCGCCCGGGATGCCGGGGCCTCGCCGAGAACACTGGCGCGGCTGGCGGAACGAGAGCTGATGGTCCCGTTCTCAGTCTGGCGTCAGCAGGCCCGCGTCCTGGCCGCGTTGCCGATGCTGGTTGGAGGCGGATCGGTCGCCGAAACCGCGGCCGCGCTGGGCTACGAGACGCCCAGCGCCTTTGCGGCCATGTTCCGCCGGATCATCGGTGCAGCCCCGGCCGCCTATCGGACCCAGGGCGCGGATCCCGCCGCTGCCTTTGGACGAGCCGTACCGACCCGCAAGGCGAGCCGATCCGGTTGACGCGAGCTCCCGATGCGTCCACGTTTGTACCAATCGGTACAAACCGTGAGGATACGCTGATGTCGGACCGCCCGCCATTTCCACCTTTCACCGCGGAGACCGCCGCCCGAAAGGCCCGCATGGCCGAGGATGCCTGGAACGGGCGGGATCCAGAGCGGGTCTCGCTCGCCTACACGCCGGACAGCGTGTGGCGGAACCGAAGCGAGTTCCTGTCGGGGCGCGCGGCGATCGTGGCGTTCCTCCAGCGCAAGTGGGCGCACGAACGCGAATACCGGCTGATCAAGGAGCTCTGGACCTGCGGCGGCGACCGGATCGCCGTGCGCTTCGCGTACGAGTGGCACGACGCGGGCGGGCAATGGTACCGCTCGTACGGCAACGAGAACTGGGAGTTCGACGCGCACGGGCTGATGCGCCGCCGGATCGCCAGCATCAACGATCTGGCGATCGCCGCCGCCGACCGGAAGTTCCATTGGCCGCTGGGCCGGCGCCCCGACGATCATCCGGGCCTGAGCGACCTGGGCCTCTAGGCACGGTGACGGTGCGCAGCGAGATTCTGCCGGCGCTCGCGGAGGTCTTTCGTGAGCACGGCTACGCGGGCGCCAGCCTCGCGCTGATCGGCAAGGCCACCGGCCTGGGCAAAGGCAGCCTGTACCACCTCTTCCCGGGCGGGAAGGCCGAGATGGCAGCCTGCGTGCTCGCGGAGATCGACGCGTGGTTCGAGGCCAACGTATACCGGCCGCTGCGCGAGGCCGACCGGCCCGAGACCGCGATCTGGGAGATGTTCGCGTCGGTCCAAACCTATTTCCGGTCGGGGCAGCGGGTCTGCCTCGTCGGCGTCCTGGCCCTCGGCAGCGGCCGTGAGCTGTTCGCCGAGGCGGTGCGGGGCTACTTCGCCCGCTGGGTCGCCGCCCTCGCCGACGCATTGTTGCGTGCAGGGCACGATGCGGAAGCCAGCACGGCGCTGGCCGAGGACGTCGTCGCGCAGATCCAGGGGGCGATCGTGCTCGCGCGGGCGCTCGACGAGCCGGCGGTCTTCACCCGCGCGCTGGCCGCGCTGCGGTCGCGGATCGCGACCGCAGCGGGCTGAGGCGTCGTCTCAGGCGGCGGTGCGGCTCTCGACCATCCGGGCCAGGAAGGCGCTGCCGATCGGGATAACCGAGTCGTCGAAATTGTAGCTGGCATTGTGCAGGCCCGGACCGGGGTTCGAGCCGAGCCAGACATACGCGGCCGGCACAGCCTGGGCCATGTCGGCAAAATCCTCGCTGCCCATCTTCGGGGCCGCATCCGCCTCGACATTGTCGGGTCCGAAGAGTTCGGTCGCCACCGCAGTCGCGGCGGCCGCCTGCTCGGGTGCGTTCTCCAGAACGGAGAACATGTCGTGGATATCGACCTTGATCTCGGCGCCGTACGCGGCGGCGAAGCCCGCGGCCAGCTCGCGCATGCGAGTTCCGGCGAGCGCGCGCAGTTCCCGATCGAAGGTGCGGATCGTGCCGGCCAGCTGCGCCGTCTCCGGGATGACGTTGTAGGCCGAGCCGGCCGAGATCCGGGTGATCGACAGCACGATCGACTTCAGCGGGTCGGCGTTGCGCGAGACGATCGACTGGAGCGCCTGGGCGAGCCCCGTGGCGATCACGATCGGGTCAATGCCGCCTTGCGGATGGGCGGCGTGCGCACCCCGGCCACGGATGTTGATGTCGAAGAAGTCGGCCGCCGCCATGAGCGGCCCGGGGCGCAGCTTGATCCGCCCGTGGCCGCCGCCCGGCTGGTTGTGCAGGCCGTAGATCTCGTCGCACGGGAAGCGCTCGAACAGCCCGTCCTTCAGCATCGCCCGGGCGCCGCCGCGGCCCTCCTCGGCGGGCTGGAACACGAACACGGCCGTGCCGTCGAAGTCGCGGGTCTCGGCGAGGTAGCGCGCCGCGCCGACCAGCATCGTCGTGTGGCCGTCATGACCGCAGGCGTGCATCTTGCCCGCGTAGGTCGAGCGATAGGGGAGGTTGGTCTCCTCTTCGATCGGCAGGGCGTCCATGTCGGCGCGCAGGCCGATCCGGCGGCCGTTATCGGTGCGGCCCTTCAGGAGCCCGACCACGCCGGTGCCGCCGACGCCGCGATGCACCTCGCAGCCGTACTGCTCCAGGAGATCGGCGACGATGCCGGCGGTGCGTACCTCCTCGAAGCCCAGCTCCGGGTGGGCGTGCAGGTCGCGGCGCAGGGCCGTCAGCTCGTCGGCATAGGTCTTGATGTGGTCGATCGGGCTCATGTGCTCGGGCTCTCGGGGGACGAAGGCGTGGACCGGGCCTCAGCGTCGCCGACAGCGTCCGCGTCGGTGCGCCGGAACGGCGTGAGCGTGTCGAGGACGTCGACCGCCTCGGCGACGTGGGCGCGCTCCCGCTGCAAATAATCGGCCACCGCCCGGCGGAAGGC encodes:
- a CDS encoding Trm112 family protein, with the protein product MTNDLTTTVEATRVDPKLLEILVCPLTKGTLEYDSARQELISRSAKLAYPIRDGIPIMLPEEARSLTD
- a CDS encoding STAS/SEC14 domain-containing protein, producing the protein MLSYTKTPDSNVAEIVVDGKISDEEMNAAMNAMKADLDKGGKIKLLEDIRAFEGMEPAAFFKDPRFGISMMKSVSHVALVTDAPWLKALAETFNFVSPTQIKVFERARLAEARTWLAGAA
- a CDS encoding primosomal protein N', translating into MPFVAEILIPLALDAPYSYAVPGGLDLAVGDVVQVPLGPREIVGVVWGLAETAGGSNLRPVTGTLPYAPLSEPLRSLVDWIARYTLAPKGSALAIVLRLPDEAAAAEIARVAVRLTDKPPSRPTAARAKVVATAADRALRGKSALAKEAGVSLSVIDGLIDDGVLETIAVEPEPVALPPEPDFPRTPLSPAQAEAVTELVEPFPWLQPDAEAADNRPILLEGVTGSGKTEVYFEAVAACVRAGRQALILMPEIALTAQFLDRFAQRFGVRPAAWHSGIGGKRRERLRAAVAAGEALVVVGARSALFLPFARLGLIVVDEEHEAAYKQEDGVHYHARDMAVVRGRLEGCPVVLASATPSIETRVNAARGRYRHVLLPERFGGRRLPDIAAIDMRKDQPERGRFLSPPLVNAVKHTLERGEQALLFLNRRGYAPLTLCRACGHRYQCKNCSTWLVEHRFRRALVCHQCGYTERRPDACTECGTFDNLTACGPGVERIAEEAAALFPDRRIVVLSSDFPGGADRLRQELEAVAAGECDLVIGTQLVAKGHNFPSLTLVGVLDADIGLTSGDPRAAERTFQLLQQVTGRAGRGDKPGRALVQTYQPEHPVIASLLSGDAERFYQEEIHAREAAGLPPFGRLAALIVSAAEREVAEAHGQALARAADPPEGVMVLGPAEAPLALVRGRYRFRLLVKTERNIDMQAYLRAWIARGPKVRGNVRVAIDVDPQSFL
- a CDS encoding MFS transporter; translated protein: MDPGARDTARRGGLSRFLVLYVALYGAYGFLSPILPGFLAARGLEPGQIGTLLAAAGALRLVIGPLAGAFADRSRAGRPVLAASIALAGLAVLAHLPGVGFWQLPWAGPAVRGRNRRACAAGRRAGARRRPGRGRLPVWLGRAAGSAGFIAATGAAGWLIAASGLWAALVASGGLFIAASGAALALPVREGAQNGPMPWHNFADLLRLPRFLRVVFAASLVVGAHAMHDGFAMILWRAAGIGAGTAGLLWSGSVAAEVLVFLFAGPWLLARIGLPAGIAVAALAGALRWAALASTTAIPVLAGAEVLHGLSFALLHLACLGLIEAATPPERRATALALYGTLGLGLSGVLATLASGALFGAFGAPAFWAMAAMSLAALPLVPGLRDG
- a CDS encoding PAS domain-containing protein; the encoded protein is MVVDAIKRPRGLPVDLSAALDASGVIGAWSWSPRSDRCTLDAGAADVLAGDPGLAGRPIPLEIAKACVHPEDRPAVVRQFQAVRERGGLFVAEYRTLSPAGQVRWILDRGRLPAGSSSRRTGHGIIIDVTDSRLEDEQAAPLPVEPLDALSVAIDRALECRDALEGVADTELQLLIDMLLLRLGQSIAKTPAAAAAGRRGH
- a CDS encoding alpha/beta hydrolase, translating into MRSDVAFSSEGRTLRGWLYWPDTPEGASAAAVVMAHGFSAVKEQYLGRYAEVFAAAGLGVLVYDHAHFGASDGLPRQEVDPTAQKRGYRDAISFAQTIPWIDPDRIGIWGTSFSGGHVIEVAAIDRRVRCVVAQVPQISGSSSAQRRTRADLVPAQLRRFEADRSARFRGEEPAMLLAVSDDPRQPCAMPGQDGHAFFTGTQAFAPAWRNAVTLRSAELSRENEPGVHITRISPTPLLMIVAEDDGLTATDLCLEAYQRALPPKDLVLVPGGHFDPYVRHFDRTSCAARDFFIARLGARPTA
- a CDS encoding helix-turn-helix transcriptional regulator; the protein is MFGPASQPSPKVICLGRDYPDGGIVGPHCHARAQLIYAMAGVMEIRAAGSLWIVPPQRALWVSAGVEHAMRARGAVSLRTFYVADHAVPADLPNVPTGLAVTPLLRELILRAIRDGRADDRVGRQGRLFDVLLDEVAALPHCPFCLAMPEDPRLRRVCDAILARPGDRRDMAAFARDAGASPRTLARLAERELMVPFSVWRQQARVLAALPMLVGGGSVAETAAALGYETPSAFAAMFRRIIGAAPAAYRTQGADPAAAFGRAVPTRKASRSG
- a CDS encoding nuclear transport factor 2 family protein, coding for MSDRPPFPPFTAETAARKARMAEDAWNGRDPERVSLAYTPDSVWRNRSEFLSGRAAIVAFLQRKWAHEREYRLIKELWTCGGDRIAVRFAYEWHDAGGQWYRSYGNENWEFDAHGLMRRRIASINDLAIAAADRKFHWPLGRRPDDHPGLSDLGL
- a CDS encoding TetR/AcrR family transcriptional regulator yields the protein MTVRSEILPALAEVFREHGYAGASLALIGKATGLGKGSLYHLFPGGKAEMAACVLAEIDAWFEANVYRPLREADRPETAIWEMFASVQTYFRSGQRVCLVGVLALGSGRELFAEAVRGYFARWVAALADALLRAGHDAEASTALAEDVVAQIQGAIVLARALDEPAVFTRALAALRSRIATAAG
- a CDS encoding M20 aminoacylase family protein, with product MSPIDHIKTYADELTALRRDLHAHPELGFEEVRTAGIVADLLEQYGCEVHRGVGGTGVVGLLKGRTDNGRRIGLRADMDALPIEEETNLPYRSTYAGKMHACGHDGHTTMLVGAARYLAETRDFDGTAVFVFQPAEEGRGGARAMLKDGLFERFPCDEIYGLHNQPGGGHGRIKLRPGPLMAAADFFDINIRGRGAHAAHPQGGIDPIVIATGLAQALQSIVSRNADPLKSIVLSITRISAGSAYNVIPETAQLAGTIRTFDRELRALAGTRMRELAAGFAAAYGAEIKVDIHDMFSVLENAPEQAAAATAVATELFGPDNVEADAAPKMGSEDFADMAQAVPAAYVWLGSNPGPGLHNASYNFDDSVIPIGSAFLARMVESRTAA